The Novosphingobium kaempferiae genome includes a window with the following:
- a CDS encoding patatin-like phospholipase family protein — MAGKLAIVLSGGGAKGAFQVGALDALVNTHGVKPAIVVGTSTGAIQALGVAQNDVTGLVQVWESLKNDRDIYKERSGVIGAAFGEKALYNASPLRKLLKDFADPAKLAASGIDLRLGVVSLQSGEFRTIDQSVPDIHNWVYASCAMPVFFDPLQTSDKQQWVDGGVRDVTPLGAALELNPTSVLVIRASPTSQPASKKNYGGMISIGLRAVGLLQSEVSRNDLANAALVNDMLAARGQLFAGLEASGITGTEANRLLLPLDKQISKYRFARIHIVEPEEEYSDTLEFDPAKIKKAIEAGRKAIDDQWPVLQPLVS; from the coding sequence ATGGCAGGCAAGCTGGCTATCGTATTGAGCGGCGGCGGCGCCAAGGGCGCGTTTCAGGTCGGCGCTCTCGACGCTCTGGTGAACACGCACGGGGTGAAGCCCGCCATCGTCGTGGGAACCTCGACCGGCGCGATCCAGGCGCTGGGCGTCGCGCAGAACGACGTGACGGGGCTGGTGCAGGTCTGGGAAAGCCTGAAAAACGACCGCGACATCTACAAGGAGAGGTCCGGCGTCATCGGCGCGGCGTTCGGGGAGAAGGCGCTCTACAACGCCAGCCCCCTGCGCAAGCTGCTCAAGGATTTCGCCGATCCCGCCAAGCTCGCCGCCTCCGGCATAGACCTGCGCCTCGGCGTGGTCAGCCTGCAATCGGGGGAGTTCCGCACCATCGACCAGAGCGTGCCCGACATCCACAACTGGGTCTATGCCAGTTGCGCGATGCCGGTGTTCTTCGATCCGTTGCAGACGAGCGACAAGCAGCAATGGGTGGACGGCGGCGTGCGGGACGTGACGCCGCTGGGCGCCGCGCTCGAACTCAATCCGACGAGCGTCCTCGTGATCCGCGCCTCGCCGACCAGCCAGCCCGCTTCGAAGAAGAACTACGGCGGCATGATCTCCATCGGCCTGCGCGCGGTGGGGCTGCTGCAATCCGAAGTATCGCGCAACGATCTCGCCAATGCGGCGCTCGTCAACGATATGCTCGCCGCGCGGGGGCAGCTGTTCGCGGGACTTGAGGCGAGCGGCATCACCGGTACGGAAGCAAACCGGCTGCTGCTGCCGCTCGACAAGCAGATATCGAAGTACCGCTTCGCCCGCATCCACATCGTCGAGCCTGAGGAAGAGTATTCCGACACGCTGGAATTCGATCCGGCCAAGATAAAAAAGGCGATAGAGGCAGGCCGCAAGGCGATCGACGACCAGTGGCCTGTCCTGCAGCCGCTGGTGTCCTGA
- a CDS encoding TonB-dependent receptor, which yields MRKQRATGTAFFTVLGTGLALGFCGLDATAAHADEADDGREIVVTARGRPEAEIAVPDTVAVFTQDDIVRRRLNTIDDFIAATPGIFMIHDQDPGTNLISVRGVSTNRNQSPSIAYIVDGLALADSELFTLRTYDVARVEILKGPQGALFGRSASGGAIDMVTNDPTDTWGGMASAGIGNGFTWTADGVVNAPVSDKVQLRLAGSYRNSDGFIRNSYLDKKVDGQISRNLRLKANVELSETTLLKLRAGWANEEGGAAYISSGNVTGLYGGRLSGEALTDPQGDFEGRASRKWWGLQATLEQELGDALSLSWTGGYDDYHKNFVEELDFRHDTPITLGGVPLFPDGIQPISQPVDIHAWTSEIRLTSKDPGPLRWHAGFFFQRLERDRTDDFGPLLFGAEAQRAETRSNQIGVFAQASYDLLPTLEATVAMRYDRDRRKEDTVGTESAQNYARRAQTFDKWQPKLSLAWHPSDAFTAYVTGAVGFKSGGFNPLPGASDIWTANFAAETTKSLEAGVKGRLADGRVRLSLAGFVTDYKNFQNTVFLGNSVVLSVPKVDVHGIEASAEADLGLGFRFDGGMAWTHSRVGRYMTPNPTPEPGEPDILDMSGKRTPNAPDWTLNGGLGWQGTAGAATIDARLSVAYVSRVDFEIDNILHSPGYTSVDGRVGVDLGDWGFDIWAKNLFDKRWAISAFGQQQLPLLLGLGPNGPFDSFTINTGRQFGVSATRRF from the coding sequence ATGCGCAAGCAGCGCGCGACCGGTACTGCCTTCTTCACGGTGCTCGGCACCGGCCTTGCCCTTGGTTTCTGCGGCCTAGATGCCACTGCGGCACATGCCGACGAGGCGGACGACGGCCGCGAGATCGTCGTGACCGCGCGCGGTCGGCCGGAGGCGGAGATCGCCGTGCCGGACACCGTGGCCGTGTTCACGCAGGACGACATCGTCCGTCGCCGGCTGAACACCATCGACGATTTCATCGCCGCGACGCCCGGCATCTTCATGATCCACGACCAGGATCCGGGCACCAACCTGATCTCGGTGCGCGGCGTTTCGACCAACCGCAACCAGTCGCCCTCGATCGCCTATATCGTCGACGGGCTGGCGCTGGCGGACTCCGAACTCTTCACCCTGCGCACTTACGACGTCGCCCGGGTCGAGATCCTGAAAGGTCCGCAGGGCGCGCTTTTCGGCCGTTCCGCGTCGGGCGGCGCCATCGACATGGTGACCAACGACCCGACCGACACATGGGGCGGCATGGCGTCGGCCGGGATCGGCAACGGCTTTACCTGGACGGCGGACGGCGTGGTCAACGCGCCGGTTTCGGACAAGGTGCAACTGCGCCTCGCGGGCTCCTATCGCAATTCCGACGGGTTCATCCGCAACAGCTATCTCGACAAGAAGGTGGATGGCCAGATCAGCCGAAACCTGCGGCTCAAGGCCAATGTGGAGCTGTCCGAGACGACCCTGCTGAAGCTGCGGGCGGGCTGGGCGAACGAGGAAGGCGGCGCGGCCTACATCTCGTCAGGCAACGTCACCGGCCTTTACGGCGGGCGGCTTTCGGGCGAGGCCCTGACCGATCCGCAGGGCGACTTCGAGGGCCGGGCATCGCGCAAGTGGTGGGGACTGCAGGCGACGCTGGAGCAGGAACTGGGCGATGCGCTCTCCCTGTCATGGACCGGTGGCTACGACGATTACCACAAGAACTTCGTGGAAGAGCTGGATTTCCGCCACGATACGCCGATCACGCTGGGTGGCGTGCCGCTGTTCCCGGACGGCATCCAGCCGATCTCGCAGCCGGTCGACATCCACGCGTGGACCAGCGAAATCCGGCTGACTTCCAAGGATCCCGGGCCGCTGCGCTGGCACGCCGGGTTCTTCTTCCAGCGCCTTGAGCGGGACCGTACCGACGACTTCGGCCCCCTGCTTTTCGGCGCGGAAGCGCAGCGTGCGGAGACCCGCTCCAACCAGATCGGCGTGTTCGCGCAGGCCAGCTACGACCTGCTGCCGACCCTCGAAGCGACCGTCGCCATGCGCTACGACCGGGACCGCCGCAAGGAAGACACGGTCGGCACAGAGAGCGCACAGAACTATGCCAGAAGGGCACAGACCTTCGACAAATGGCAGCCCAAGCTGTCGCTGGCATGGCACCCGAGCGACGCCTTCACGGCCTACGTGACCGGCGCGGTCGGTTTCAAGTCGGGCGGGTTCAATCCCCTGCCCGGAGCCTCCGACATCTGGACCGCGAACTTCGCGGCGGAGACGACGAAGTCGCTGGAGGCAGGCGTCAAGGGCAGGCTCGCGGACGGGCGGGTACGCCTGTCACTGGCGGGCTTCGTGACCGACTACAAGAATTTCCAGAACACCGTGTTCCTCGGCAACTCCGTCGTGCTGTCGGTGCCCAAGGTCGATGTCCATGGCATCGAGGCTTCGGCGGAAGCGGACCTCGGGCTCGGCTTCCGGTTCGACGGCGGGATGGCGTGGACACACAGCCGCGTCGGGCGGTACATGACGCCCAACCCGACGCCGGAGCCGGGCGAGCCGGACATCCTCGACATGTCGGGCAAGCGCACGCCCAATGCGCCGGACTGGACGCTCAACGGCGGCCTCGGCTGGCAGGGCACGGCAGGCGCGGCGACGATCGATGCGCGGCTGAGCGTCGCCTACGTTTCGCGCGTCGATTTCGAGATCGACAACATCCTCCATTCGCCGGGCTACACCTCGGTCGACGGGCGGGTCGGAGTCGATCTGGGCGACTGGGGCTTCGACATCTGGGCGAAGAACCTGTTCGACAAGCGCTGGGCGATTTCCGCCTTCGGGCAGCAGCAGTTGCCGCTGCTCCTCGGCCTTGGCCCCAACGGTCCGTTCGACAGCTTCACCATCAACACCGGACGCCAGTTCGGCGTCAGCGCCACGCGCCGCTTCTGA
- the tenA gene encoding thiaminase II: protein MSFCDTIWQDVAPLRRAILEHPFLAELADGTLEGESFRHYIVQDSLYLAEYARVLALAAARAPSAAGRLEFSDGAKVAVQVEEALHQAFFAQFGVTPEMAHAAEATPACLGYTSYLSALAATRSYEELIAGILPCFWVYWEVGCDIKPRATAPNPYAAWIDTYAAPSFGEATDRVRALVDETAANATPATREAMATAFRNATRYEWMFWDSAYRREAWPV from the coding sequence ATGAGCTTCTGCGACACCATCTGGCAGGACGTGGCCCCGCTGCGCCGCGCGATCCTTGAGCATCCGTTCCTTGCCGAACTGGCTGATGGCACGCTGGAGGGCGAGAGCTTCCGCCACTACATCGTGCAGGACAGCCTCTACCTTGCCGAATACGCCCGCGTCCTCGCCCTCGCCGCCGCCCGCGCGCCGAGCGCTGCCGGACGGCTGGAGTTCTCCGACGGGGCGAAGGTCGCGGTTCAGGTGGAGGAGGCGCTGCATCAGGCGTTCTTCGCGCAGTTCGGCGTGACGCCCGAGATGGCGCACGCCGCCGAGGCGACGCCCGCCTGCCTGGGCTATACCAGCTACCTCTCGGCGCTGGCGGCGACGCGCAGCTACGAGGAGCTGATCGCGGGCATCCTCCCTTGCTTCTGGGTCTACTGGGAGGTCGGCTGCGACATCAAGCCGCGCGCGACCGCGCCCAACCCCTACGCCGCATGGATCGATACCTATGCCGCGCCGTCCTTCGGCGAGGCGACCGACCGCGTGCGCGCGCTGGTGGACGAGACCGCCGCCAACGCCACCCCGGCCACCCGCGAGGCGATGGCGACCGCCTTCCGCAACGCGACCCGCTACGAGTGGATGTTCTGGGACTCCGCCTATCGCCGCGAGGCCTGGCCGGTCTGA
- a CDS encoding alkaline phosphatase D family protein: MTKPMILDRRTLMKAGGSLALFTGLSASTRLFAAPLGADPFTLGVASGDPWPDGFVIWTRLAPRPLDEHGGMRQSVVPVGWEVAEDEGFTRVVQKGIAAARPELGHSVHVEVAGLRPHRHYWYRFNVAGSDVSAVGRARTAPAAEAAVDRLRIGVAGCQHWEAGFYDAWGALAREPDLDLVFHYGDYIYEGAGKPLGEGVVRQHAGDEIYSLDDYRRRYAQYKADPHLRAAHQSCAFAASFDDHEVDNNWAGEFDQDGTPPEAFLLRRMAGYQAWYENMPVRRAQMPGVQGITAYRRLDFGRLLRTHVLDTRSYRTDQSCGDVARSDACTPEAHASPQMLGNAQEAWLDEGFARPSTWNLLAQQVIVMPLDVRAPGAAKPTFETDLWDGYRPAKARLVETIRKHELTNVVIATGDHHKHAAGTVPLHDEAPDGEKVAVEFLATSISSGGNGRGDEGLAHFYGNNPNLDLYTDRRGYQVFDITPKQWTTDVKVMDEVQKPGGAIRTLMRYEVAPDAPQLHRSGGSGRA, translated from the coding sequence ATGACCAAGCCCATGATCCTCGACCGTCGCACGCTGATGAAGGCGGGCGGAAGCCTTGCCCTGTTCACCGGGCTGTCCGCCTCGACCCGCCTGTTCGCCGCCCCCCTCGGCGCCGATCCCTTCACGCTGGGCGTCGCATCGGGCGATCCCTGGCCGGACGGCTTCGTGATCTGGACGCGGCTTGCCCCGCGTCCGCTCGACGAGCATGGCGGCATGCGGCAGTCGGTGGTGCCGGTTGGCTGGGAAGTCGCTGAGGACGAGGGCTTCACCCGCGTCGTGCAGAAGGGCATCGCCGCCGCCCGGCCCGAGCTTGGCCACTCGGTCCATGTCGAAGTGGCGGGCCTGCGTCCGCATCGCCACTACTGGTATCGCTTCAACGTCGCGGGCAGCGACGTGAGCGCAGTCGGCCGGGCGCGGACCGCGCCTGCTGCCGAGGCGGCGGTGGACCGGCTGCGCATCGGCGTCGCCGGATGCCAGCACTGGGAAGCGGGCTTCTACGACGCATGGGGCGCGCTTGCCCGCGAGCCGGACCTCGACCTCGTGTTCCACTACGGCGACTACATCTACGAAGGCGCAGGCAAGCCGCTGGGCGAAGGCGTGGTGCGCCAGCACGCGGGCGACGAGATTTACAGTCTCGACGACTACCGCCGTCGTTATGCGCAGTACAAGGCCGACCCGCACCTGCGCGCCGCGCACCAGTCCTGCGCCTTCGCCGCCTCGTTCGACGATCATGAGGTGGACAACAACTGGGCGGGCGAGTTCGACCAGGACGGCACACCGCCCGAAGCGTTCCTGTTGCGCCGGATGGCAGGCTATCAGGCATGGTACGAGAACATGCCCGTGCGCCGCGCGCAGATGCCGGGCGTGCAGGGCATCACCGCCTATCGCCGCCTCGACTTCGGCCGCCTGCTGCGCACTCACGTTCTCGACACGCGCTCCTATCGCACTGACCAGTCTTGCGGCGACGTGGCGCGTTCGGACGCCTGCACGCCCGAGGCGCACGCCAGTCCGCAGATGCTCGGCAATGCGCAGGAGGCATGGCTGGACGAAGGGTTCGCCCGCCCGTCGACGTGGAACCTGCTCGCCCAGCAGGTCATCGTCATGCCGCTCGACGTGCGTGCGCCGGGTGCGGCCAAGCCGACGTTCGAGACCGACCTGTGGGACGGCTATCGCCCGGCCAAGGCGCGGCTGGTCGAGACCATCCGCAAGCACGAACTCACCAACGTCGTCATCGCCACCGGCGATCACCACAAGCACGCGGCGGGCACGGTGCCCCTGCACGACGAGGCGCCGGATGGAGAGAAGGTGGCGGTCGAGTTCCTGGCGACCTCGATCTCGTCAGGCGGCAACGGTCGCGGTGACGAGGGGCTGGCGCACTTCTACGGGAACAATCCCAATCTCGATCTCTACACCGACCGGCGCGGCTATCAGGTCTTCGACATCACGCCGAAGCAGTGGACGACCGACGTCAAGGTGATGGACGAAGTGCAGAAGCCCGGCGGCGCGATCCGCACGCTGATGCGCTACGAAGTCGCGCCTGACGCGCCGCAACTTCACCGCAGCGGGGGCAGCGGGCGGGCGTAG